A stretch of DNA from Natrinema salaciae:
TCTCGAGCCGAGTCGTGAATCGCCTCGAGCGAGTCGACCGTCTCCCGAACGCGGTCCGTCCCGGCATCGACGCGAGCCACCGTCTCCTCGGTCGTTTCGACCGTGGCTGCAGCGTCCTCTCGGACCGCTTCGACGGCGGTTTCGATCTCGGCGAGGTCGGCTTTCGTCTGTCTGGCGAACGAGCGCACTTCGTTCGCGATGACGCTCATCGTCTCGCTGCCGTTGCCGTCCGATCGCGAGGATTCGATCTTGGCGTTCGCTGCCAGCACCGACGTCCGCTCCGCGAGGTCGTCCAGCCGGTCGACGACGTCGTCGATTTCGTCGGTCCGATCGGCCAGGGAGTCGGCGGCGTCGGCGACGCGGTCGGTCGCCGCTTCGATCGCCTCGAGTTCGTCCAGGGCGTCGTCGGCCGCGTCGACGCCCGACGCGGCGAGTCGCTCGGTGCGGTCGCTCTCCTCGCGGACCTCGTCGGCGACGCTCGCGACCTCCTCGACGGCGGCGCTCATGTCGTTGAGTTCGCCCGCAGCCCGCGTGATTCCGGCCGCCTGCGATTCGGTGTGGTCGCTGATCGCCTCGGCGCGTCGCGCGACGACCTCGCTCGAGTCGTGGAGTTCGGCGATCGGCCCCTGCACGTCGTCTTCGACCTCGCGAGCGAGTCGCTTCCGGCGTTCGATGGAATCCTCGAGCCGCTGCGCGTAGGAGTCGACGTACGTGTCGGTCGCGATCTGCATGTCGAGGTTGATGATCCGTAACAGCGAGAGGACGTCCATCATCCCGTCGTCGATGGTGCGGCGAACCGTGGCTTCGAACGACTCCTCGAGACCGTCCTCGTCGCTCTCGGTTCCGCCG
This window harbors:
- a CDS encoding globin-coupled sensor protein, producing the protein MQPQQTFGRGGLNGFLDVDDLVDRIGLDEDEIAWRKEFIGFDEVDERRLSDLQPLVRANAETIADDFYENVLRYEQTRAIVDRSPKDVDALKQTQQAYLVSLAAGEYDREFFENRARIGKLHELLDMPLKQYIGQYGVYYDLILSRLNERIQQRVIDAIEEWVDDRDAEVEDGSLERLAGALGIGGGTESDEDGLEESFEATVRRTIDDGMMDVLSLLRIINLDMQIATDTYVDSYAQRLEDSIERRKRLAREVEDDVQGPIAELHDSSEVVARRAEAISDHTESQAAGITRAAGELNDMSAAVEEVASVADEVREESDRTERLAASGVDAADDALDELEAIEAATDRVADAADSLADRTDEIDDVVDRLDDLAERTSVLAANAKIESSRSDGNGSETMSVIANEVRSFARQTKADLAEIETAVEAVREDAAATVETTEETVARVDAGTDRVRETVDSLEAIHDSARETASGMEDVATAADQQARGVEVTAETLEDLSQSADTVASAAESVAAASQQQTASLREVRESVARLTDDEPTDDPPVYERLG